The nucleotide window CGTTCATCCACCAAATTAGAACCGATAACGAAGGCCAAACTTTGGATACCACTACCTCCGACACCAGCAATGACTCTTCCACCTATTAACATATTCATGGAGTTAGCTACACCTGAGATTAATgatccaatttcaaaaataatgatggcAGCTAGCATACATGATTTAAAACCAATAATGGATGCAATTCTTCCCCATAATAAAGCTAAAAGGGCGTTTGGCAAACTATAACCGGCGAAAATCCAACCGGTTTTTGAATATGCACCGAATTTTTTAGCTacatcttcaataatagTGGAGACAATCATGATATCCAAAGCTGCCAAGAAAATGGCTAAGGCAAGGGAGAATGCACATGTATAAAGGACAATACCAGAGGGCAAGTCCTCACCCATTGCATTTTTTCCgtatttggaattaaagTTAGGCTTCTTCTCAACATGGTTAGAAACCTCAGCATCAGTTCctgattcttcatttatTCCATGAGATGCTATCTCCATCGACGGTTCAATACCGAAAGAATCGATTGAAACAAGAATTTCAGGGTTCTTTTTTCCTTCACCTGTGAGCTCAATTGACTTTATTTCCATACTATTTCTTGGTGCTCTTCGTATCTACCTAGCAGAGAAAAGGCTTATAAAACCATGTCACCTCATTAGATAAAAAACACTGACTTATATATGTATTTTCCAAACAGCTCTGAGTAACCTACCGCCAACTAATGAACCTAATTAGTTACGCATGGCATTCTCCGTGTCTGCTTATTCTCTCTGTTCAGTGACACatttcattgttttctCGAAAAATACCAGAAAAGTCCGTGGAAATCAGCggaaataaataaaaattggcatcaaaatttgattttttttatttccgCTAGGGTTAAATGGACAAAGTTAGGGTCAAACATTTGTTTGGACTACAAGCCCTAATAGGGCATTAATGGCTAACTTTTGTCAGAAAATACAAATCTGTGCAATCGACTCTTCTCATTGATATTGTTCCAGCCCAAATTTCCTAAactttaattgaaaaacttAGATCTTATTACAAACCAAAGAAAACCCCATGAAGCAAGATACTGAGCTTAGCGTGGCAAAGCTGTCATGGACCTTGCCCGTGTCTTTGCTAGGTTTATTAACTTGTTAAAGAAGAGTTAACTCAATATAACTATTAGCAATAGTTGGAATATTTGGTATCCACTGACATGAAAGTGTTTGGCCTGTATTTTTAAAAACTTGAGGTTGCTTTATAAATATGATCACAATTCAGCTCCATTTTTTAAAACGTAACGTTACTGCCTTAGAAActtaatattcaaaataatgcTTGTAGTTATTGATATTGGGAGGCAATAGAATGTTTTAGTACATAaaccaaataatatttctccTTGATACAAGTTGGATAGATATTACGTTTTTacaaaagataaaaaaaaaaaaatgcgAATTCTGTGGATCGAACACAGGACCTCCAGATTACAATTGGTGTTGACCGAAGTGTTTCTTCAGTCTGGCGCTCTCCCAACTGAGCTAAATCCGCTAATTTAAAGTTATGAAATTAATCGTTTATTGACAAACAGTTGGTGGTATCACGTGTATTGATTAATTCGCGATGTTTGATAAGGATTTACAAATTACAATATACCAACTAAGTAATAAACTAGTAGTATATATAATTAACGTAAAATTCCtgtatttctttatatatTGTATAATTATAGTGTATATAGTaatattctctttattATCGAAGATGCGCTCAACTTGTGTGTTGTCCACCTCTAGGTTACGTAATATGTCGGGTAACATTATGGTCAATCAATACACACGtaaaatatgaatatagtgatattataaaaaaatgCATGAATTGACTTAAAGGTTATGCTATTTTAGTTGGGAGAATTCAATTCTAATTATTTGAGACCACATTCACATCAGTAAGAAGGATTGAGAGAATTTATACTTTTAATTGGGGGCCCAAGAAGGATATGTCACGAAAAAACATTACGAGAAGCTCCACATATTTCTGAGAAATATCTTTGTTTAACACAATAGAGCACAACGGGCCAACCTCGAGCCATTGAAACGCTAAGCTATTTTATATGGAAATATCTAATTATGGGATATACCGTCACATTTCATCTTTACTTACCGAGTGTTCTTCATTCAGGAATCTCACCTAACGTAAGTCAAGGCTAAGTATTTGGTAAActtaattatttaatgaatacAGCAACTAAAACCCATCAAGGGCTTTTGTTGCCTTTTCTAATCTTCGTAGCCCCTCTTGAAAACGATCTGGATCTAAAACCATGTCCGCTGTTAACCTAGATAATGAGTCTACTAATTTTTCTAATGCCCTTTTCTCCTCAATCTTCATCCCAAGGTTATTAAATTCTGAACCAATCAGCGTCCCCTTTGTAACATTAAGTAATTGATTTAATGTATCGATATCAAAGGACGCCATGCCACTCTTTgtttgcttcttcttctttggagaTTTCTTTTTATCTTTGTTGTGATGCGGTCTGGATGTTGGTATTTCTGGTAACTCATCCTCATTTTCAATACTTTGAACTGTATCATTAATGTCTTCATATTgatcatcatcgtcataTTGCTGTGCCTTATCCAATGCTGATACATTTTTGAGATTGTTTTTGACTTTGGGAGTTCTTGGTGCTTCTTGAGATGGAGGAACTTTCAAAGTTTCGTCACGTTGTGGACCTGGTATGTTAGGAAGTGCTCgtgataaataaatttcatcatttgtgCTTGCTCTGCTATGACTTGCTTCTTGTTCCTCAACTTCGGGGTCTTCATAGCTTGCCGCTGAATAATAACTTTCTGAATTAGTATTGGTAACCCCAGATGCAATTGAAGTAGCTGTATTATAGGGAAGTCTTGGTTCTTGAATGTCTCTGATGTTAGAAGTATATACACCAGCTGGCTGATTCATATCTATTGCAGTGTTCTTCTTGTACGACTCTATTGtgtcatcttcaaattcttcgTCATCTTCTCCTCTAATAAATAACCTAGATCTTGGTCTATCTTTGCTTCTTGGAGGTACTGGAGGATTATAAGCATTTATTTCAGATCTGACCGGTAAGATTCCTTCTGTAGTTTCATAATTTCTGGTGGATAACGGTGGAATGACACTAGAGGCTAGCGATATAGTATCCTTTTCATCTAGCGATACATTGGACTCTTGAACGGTACGAATACTATTCTGTTCAACATTTGTGTTTCCAAGTAATGGTTGTGATTCATCTTTAGGAATATGATAATATGAAGAACCACTTTCACTAGCAAGATTTCCAGATCCAATTGATGAGAACCCACGTTTGGGACTAGTGagtaatttcaaagattgattCTTTACCACAGAAGCTTGACGAGATGATCTTTCTTTTTGAGAATTTCCTAAAGATGAACTAGAATTAAATCTACCCACAGGTTTTGCATTTGGTACAGAACGAATTATAACATCATCCGTTGAACTAGCTTCCGTTCCATCTTCCTTGTTTGGTAGCAATGGCAATTCTGGTATAGTTGGTTCGTGATTAGAGGTGGCTCTAGAAGGGCTCATTTGACTTTTTACCACATATGAAACCTCTACACCTTCATGAACAACTCCAGAATAATTAGAAATCATACTCGATCTATTGTCCATGGAAGCTAAAGATACGTTCCCACCAGGTGATCTTAAAAGACCTGAATTTCTTGGAGGATATAGGGCGGCGGTTGTGTCTATATGAGGTGGGGTTGACCTAGGAATTTGCTTTGTTGGAGAATGGCTTGCTGGTCTTGATAAGTTTAAtagttcttcttcatcgtgTTCATTTTGAAGGGAGTCAATCATTTGAGACAAACGTTGTGTATTCACTGAAACTTTCGAAGGTGACTcataattttccaaagacATTTTCTTCGGGTTTGTTCTGACTTAGAATtataattaaataatacCTTCCCAAAGTTTCAAGTTAAtcttattaatttattgtATTGTCATCTGGAATAACtccaaatcttcaatgaagaTATCAGTTTCGAATCAAATTTCGAGATACTTCCTAAAAGGGAAAAAGTgtaaacaaaacaaatatATGTGCGGGTAACACATTGGATTTTTCACAAATGTAAACAAATGAAACCCATTGATTAATATACAGTACCTATGAATAAAACCTATTGATAAATGCCCATTAACTAATTTATCTTagtttttccaataatCAAATATGAGCCATgatatttttccaattttagACCTTTCAGAGCTGGTTATCTGTTTGCAGAGTTGTGACTTTTCCATTGCTTCAGAAGATCAAATTGCAAGACCTATATCTGACTATGTAATAACACTTTACAAACAAATTATTGAGAATTTTATGGGAATTTCAGTGGATAGTGTTCTAAGGGGTCAAACTGACTCAACTAATATTAGTAGAGATGGAGAAGGAGAGGAAATAGAAGACGAAAATTTTAACTACATGTCTCAGATCTTAATTCTGACCAAGATTTGCTACAAGTTCTTCCAGAACATTGGTGTTTCTGATTTCACAATAATGGACTTGAATAAACCGGAGCAGCAACGAACGGTAAGGTTGCTTAGTGCCGTGATAAATTATGCTAGATTTAGAGAAGAAAGGATGTTTGACTGCAATAGATTTATTTCACAAATGGAATCTCTATTGGGTCAGCTTCGATCAAAGTTTGATGATTACAATCTCTTAACGCAACAAACGAGAGGTTATGAGGAAGAAATAAATGCATTAGGGATAAGTGTCAATGATGATGGAACTTTGGAACTGAATACccttgaagaaaataacaaGAGCTTAGAAaaccaattgaaaaaattgacaCAGGTTCAAGAAACACTTTCTATAAACTACTCCTCATACAAAAGCGAAAAGcaaaagattttgaagGAATTGGAGTCACTTGGATTTGAGTTGGTGGAGCTTGACTCACAGAAAGAAAAgcttgaaaaatattctaaGATTAGtttaaatgatttgacAAAAAGTATCGTagaattatccaaattACTGAAGGAGAAACAAGAATCTTTGGCTACATTAAAACGTCGTTATGCGAATTTTCAAGAATCAACTGAAACGTTTGAACGGGTAGCTAATGAATTGTATGATATATTaagaattatttcaaatgacTTACAAAGTTCCCAAAGATCAGAATTTACCTTACGAGAAATGCAAAGTCAACTAAATTCTAACAAAGATCAAGTTGAAAATGTTCTCCTTGCAAACGTACTTATGAAGACCCAAGTATTGCAACAAcagattcaaattcagaaagatgatttgaaagatttagCTGATACCCATGAACAACAATCCgtcaaaaataaaaaaagattaGATGAACTTCATACTACGTACGCAGAAGAGGTAAGGCCgaaaattgatgaaactgAAACTCACATTCAAAACGACTTAATTGAAGGAGAGATAAAAGCTCTTGAGGACGATATTCGTACTACTCAGTTACgttttgaagaagagtcTGACACTATCGAATTagaatattcattattagtGGGTCATATCAACAAatatatgatgatgatgctagaaaagatgaaatgaTTTGAGGTGCGAAACGAGAAAACTCGAAGAGAAATGGAATTAGTTCATTTGTAGAAAATGTATCTATATAGttgtaatattatttattgaatgtAAGTACGTTTATTAAAGTTCACAGAGAGTTCGAAGAGAAGTCAGTCCACATTAATGTTAATTTGTATCTTCATGTTGGGAAATGTTATAAGTTCCTTTCTCCTTTTCTATACAATCAAAGACTTCGGTTTTTAATATTTCCCATTTCTTGTGTGGAATATCCCATCCTGATTTCTGCGCTACTAATGCAGCAACATCATCACAAAATCCTAACAGGTTCAAATCAAACTCAGCATGTCTCACAGGATCTCTATTAATTAGTACTTGTGGTACATGTGCGGGAACCATATTCACAATTTCAGAAACAGGTGCCACTTTTAAACTGGTACCTATGCAAATCAGTAGATcacatttcaaaatatccTCACGAATGGTTTTATGAAATTTAGATGGGAGGGCTTCACCAAAAAATGTAATATCTGGTTTTAAGACACCGTACGATTTTAGTGCTTGTCCTGTAAATTTACCGCTGTTTTTCGCCAATGTTGGATCTAATTTAGCATTATCATTGGGAAAATATTCTCTCCTTTTCTTATAACAGTATGGACATAATGGTAATTCCATTTTCCTTATATTCTCAAAGATTTTTTCACCAGGTAATTTCCAATGACAAGTAATACAGGATGCAGTAGCAAAGGACCCATGACATTGTACCAAGTTTTCCGCCTTGATACCAGCATATGACTctaaattatcaatattttgtgTGTAATTCCTCAACAACTTCCCCTTATCTTGAAGCATCTTAATGAAACTATGCAAGGGAGAGTAGATGTTATCTGGTGGTAAAATCATGTGGGAAATATTATAGAACACAGACGGATTCTGCATAAATATATCGTAGTTGAAAACATCTTGCGGATCGTCAAGGCCTAAATGTTTAATTTTGGAGTAAAACCCTTCTGATGATCTAAAATCAGGTATACCCAAAGATGTGGAAACACCTGCCCCTGTAAGGACCAAAATTCTATTTGCTGTCTTCAACTTATCGACAAAATGTTCAATAGTATAAAAATTCGATAACCTTAATCTTGTGCAAAGAACTTTATTGATAGCCTTTTGTAAATCTTTAATGAGACGAACTGCCTGCTTCTTCTCTAGAGGATCCTCgtattcaattctttccaatgaCTCATTGTCATCTATATGCATATCTGGATCGATGAATTCATAAAcaacatttaataaatcacgatcttttatttcaaaCCCTAGTAATTtgattaaaaaataaatgtatAGTGAATTTAATTCCTCTGGTAAAAATGAATCTAAAAAACTCTTTAATCCATAGTATTTAAGAAACATTCGGGCATTCAACGAGTCCtctttattaattttggGTAAGATATATTTACCTGATTCAGGGTCTTTACTCAGAATAATTGGGTGGGATGGAATTTTTGGTATTATCATATTCTCTGATTTGCTCTTATTCTCAGCTCTCCTGGCAAAAACACTCAGTGAttgatcatcatcttccacATCTTCCTTAGCATCATCTAACTTGGGTTTCTTATTTAGAGAGAGGTCTGAATTCATAGTGGAGTCGGCACCAGGGATACTGTCAATACTGTAAGGTCTCTTGTTATTGCCTAACAAGTCAGTGGTTGCGTCAGCAGATAAGGTGGTCATTTCTTGAGATATTGAATGGCgataaaatttaaaatgCAGTTATCTCACCTAATGGTTATGCTATAATGTTCTATAGACTAAATATATTCGagatatatatagataGGATCCGTTTGTTGTATGTTATTATTCCCTATTTGCTTTCAAAAGTGACAGAAGCATcaaaacaaacaattttTCAGTCGCGTTTGACGGTCTGTCACGCCATCATACCCCCGGCACAATTAATAACGGGCTAATTGAGGCGGCATGTAAAGGTCATAGGCTACTCTGCTCTATTTTCATGTCCTTTGACTGCTGCTTCAGTACATTCGGTCTCAAAGCCAGGAATCAAGATATAGTTGATCCCAGCTGTTTCCAATAATGCCAAACTGGTATTATTCTTGACAAAAGTATCTGGTTCCATCACACCGACAAACACTGTGCCAATATTACCTTTCTGCgataatattctttgtaCACATGGTTCATTTCCACTTAACCGGAATGAGCATGGCTCCATAGTGGTATAAAGAACAGTGCCAAATGGAATATCTTTCTTCCCCTTTGaagagaaatatttctccAATGCGCATTGTTCCGCATGCGTATTTCCTTCTAATTCTCTAGAATATCCCCTGGATATGATTTCCGTTCCATTAACTAATATGGCACCAACACTGAATGCAGTGTTTGTTGGTTCACATTTTCTGGCTTCATTAATTGCTAGTTTCATGTAGTCATAATGCGATTCAAGAGCCCATTCAGGAAACTCCGTCTTATAACTCCACTTCTTTCTACCAGTTGTCATGTCAAGTTCAGTTGATTCGTAGCGATATGCATGTAACCACAACCCAAGATCGTTTGGACCCGGATCAGTATACAAATCCGTTTCACATATAGCACATTTTTCACCCATTAATGCTTCACCCATCGAATCAGGATAAAACCAACTCTCTGCACATTCAGTCTTGCCCACTTtatctaattctttaataacAGAGCTAAAATCTGCATCTCCTCCCTTCCCTAAAGTTGTACCCCAAATCTTTGGATTAGAATAAATAGTATCATTTGCGATTGGATAACCCAAATATTGTAAATGGACACGTATTTGATGCGTTCTTCCGGTTAGTGGTTTACAATTTACAATACTAGTCTGACCATCGTAACTGATTCTTTTGAATACTGTCTTGGCATGTTTGGCACCTGGGTCCTCCATTGAGCATACTGCATTTAAGGCCACTTTTGGTTCCACCGATCTTAATGGTTGCTCAACAATTACCTCTTCGGTTGGGAATTCCCCTTTCACTCTTGCCACATATTCTTTAGATACTTCTCTTGCCTTCAATTGATCTGCCATCGAATCAGCTCCTCTGGGAGTCTTCGCCAGAAACATTAATCCACTTGTAGGTCTATCTAATCTATTGCAGGGATGTACAATATAGCCATTTTCTCTTTCCAAAATCTTTGTGATGGTATTAAATCTAAATCTCCCGGTTGGATGTACCGGTAAACTGGATGGTTTATCTATGACTAATATGTcctcattttcaaaaacaatCTTAATTGGTCTGGAAGATACAGGAGGTTCATGACGATGTAGCTTATGCGTTATCAAATCTCCATTCCTAACAATTGTCTCCAAATTGGCGGGTTCATTGTTAACATACACCAAGCCTGCTGCAATAGTTTTACGATAGTAGTCCTCTTCACGATCTCTAAATTCTGTGACGAATATATCTAACAATCTTCTATCTCTCCACCTCTCTTTGCAAAATGTTTTATAGGTGAAGTAATAAGGTTTTATTTTTCGCAATGTACCATCTATGATCACTTCATACTCTGGATCACTCTGCTTATTCTTATTCGCTGTTGTCTCAACAACTTTTAGTTTGAAGCCTGCATTATCACGAAGTTGTTTCGAACTTTTAATGTCGGAACTCTTCTGATGTCTCGATTGTTTTATCTTCACCTCCCTTTTCACcttctccttctccttTTCAAGATAACCATCGAAATCAGTTATACCCATGCTTCTGTTCCAACAGTGGTTACTGTTTATTGTGATTTGGAGTTGAAGCCACGAATGCtgattttttcattcttcttataTTCAAACAAAAAGCAGTATTGTTAACGttaaaataatttttacTACAATGTAAGTTAGATATAGGATAAGTTCAACTAAACCAGGAGCAAAGGAATGGAATAAATCCTTagataaaaaatatgtatAGTAAATATAAAAGGAACAATCCGACAAGCAGATAATGAACCTTTAAATGCTGTAACCATCCAGCGTAGCCAATTATGATATCTACAGCATCACCAAGTGTATTCGGTTGGAGATTACTCACTATAGGCCCTTGTtctaaagaaattaatctAGTTTCCGATAGTTGTGGAAGGTTAATGACCAGCATTACCGGTTGGTGGTCAGTGAATTGTAATTCAGGGATTCTATCGACAGATGTGTAAACCTCAGTGAGtttatcaatatcttctttgaaatttggaGCTCTGTAAAGAATTCTGTCACACCAAGACGGTATTCTCTTAGTATTATACTTATATGATCCACGCAAATATTTATAAGTTGGAGGAAAATTGATTCTGGCCTCTATGAAGTTCTTATATGTGTCATATGATTGCTTGGAATGATAGAATTCTTCATAGTTTCCTAATAACTCATTTAtagtttcttcatttgaataatcAGT belongs to Naumovozyma castellii chromosome 3, complete genome and includes:
- the NBA1 gene encoding Nba1p (ancestral locus Anc_3.148) — encoded protein: MSLENYESPSKVSVNTQRLSQMIDSLQNEHDEEELLNLSRPASHSPTKQIPRSTPPHIDTTAALYPPRNSGLLRSPGGNVSLASMDNRSSMISNYSGVVHEGVEVSYVVKSQMSPSRATSNHEPTIPELPLLPNKEDGTEASSTDDVIIRSVPNAKPVGRFNSSSSLGNSQKERSSRQASVVKNQSLKLLTSPKRGFSSIGSGNLASESGSSYYHIPKDESQPLLGNTNVEQNSIRTVQESNVSLDEKDTISLASSVIPPLSTRNYETTEGILPVRSEINAYNPPVPPRSKDRPRSRLFIRGEDDEEFEDDTIESYKKNTAIDMNQPAGVYTSNIRDIQEPRLPYNTATSIASGVTNTNSESYYSAASYEDPEVEEQEASHSRASTNDEIYLSRALPNIPGPQRDETLKVPPSQEAPRTPKVKNNLKNVSALDKAQQYDDDDQYEDINDTVQSIENEDELPEIPTSRPHHNKDKKKSPKKKKQTKSGMASFDIDTLNQLLNVTKGTLIGSEFNNLGMKIEEKRALEKLVDSLSRLTADMVLDPDRFQEGLRRLEKATKALDGF
- the NUF2 gene encoding kinetochore-associated Ndc80 complex subunit NUF2 (ancestral locus Anc_3.149), which gives rise to MSHDIFPILDLSELVICLQSCDFSIASEDQIARPISDYVITLYKQIIENFMGISVDSVLRGQTDSTNISRDGEGEEIEDENFNYMSQILILTKICYKFFQNIGVSDFTIMDLNKPEQQRTVRLLSAVINYARFREERMFDCNRFISQMESLLGQLRSKFDDYNLLTQQTRGYEEEINALGISVNDDGTLELNTLEENNKSLENQLKKLTQVQETLSINYSSYKSEKQKILKELESLGFELVELDSQKEKLEKYSKISLNDLTKSIVELSKLLKEKQESLATLKRRYANFQESTETFERVANELYDILRIISNDLQSSQRSEFTLREMQSQLNSNKDQVENVLLANVLMKTQVLQQQIQIQKDDLKDLADTHEQQSVKNKKRLDELHTTYAEEVRPKIDETETHIQNDLIEGEIKALEDDIRTTQLRFEEESDTIELEYSLLVGHINKYMMMMLEKMK
- the HST1 gene encoding histone deacetylase HST1 (ancestral locus Anc_3.151), with product MTTLSADATTDLLGNNKRPYSIDSIPGADSTMNSDLSLNKKPKLDDAKEDVEDDDQSLSVFARRAENKSKSENMIIPKIPSHPIILSKDPESGKYILPKINKEDSLNARMFLKYYGLKSFLDSFLPEELNSLYIYFLIKLLGFEIKDRDLLNVVYEFIDPDMHIDDNESLERIEYEDPLEKKQAVRLIKDLQKAINKVLCTRLRLSNFYTIEHFVDKLKTANRILVLTGAGVSTSLGIPDFRSSEGFYSKIKHLGLDDPQDVFNYDIFMQNPSVFYNISHMILPPDNIYSPLHSFIKMLQDKGKLLRNYTQNIDNLESYAGIKAENLVQCHGSFATASCITCHWKLPGEKIFENIRKMELPLCPYCYKKRREYFPNDNAKLDPTLAKNSGKFTGQALKSYGVLKPDITFFGEALPSKFHKTIREDILKCDLLICIGTSLKVAPVSEIVNMVPAHVPQVLINRDPVRHAEFDLNLLGFCDDVAALVAQKSGWDIPHKKWEILKTEVFDCIEKEKGTYNISQHEDTN
- the RIB2 gene encoding bifunctional DRAP deaminase/tRNA pseudouridine synthase RIB2 (ancestral locus Anc_3.154) — protein: MGITDFDGYLEKEKEKVKREVKIKQSRHQKSSDIKSSKQLRDNAGFKLKVVETTANKNKQSDPEYEVIIDGTLRKIKPYYFTYKTFCKERWRDRRLLDIFVTEFRDREEDYYRKTIAAGLVYVNNEPANLETIVRNGDLITHKLHRHEPPVSSRPIKIVFENEDILVIDKPSSLPVHPTGRFRFNTITKILERENGYIVHPCNRLDRPTSGLMFLAKTPRGADSMADQLKAREVSKEYVARVKGEFPTEEVIVEQPLRSVEPKVALNAVCSMEDPGAKHAKTVFKRISYDGQTSIVNCKPLTGRTHQIRVHLQYLGYPIANDTIYSNPKIWGTTLGKGGDADFSSVIKELDKVGKTECAESWFYPDSMGEALMGEKCAICETDLYTDPGPNDLGLWLHAYRYESTELDMTTGRKKWSYKTEFPEWALESHYDYMKLAINEARKCEPTNTAFSVGAILVNGTEIISRGYSRELEGNTHAEQCALEKYFSSKGKKDIPFGTVLYTTMEPCSFRLSGNEPCVQRILSQKGNIGTVFVGVMEPDTFVKNNTSLALLETAGINYILIPGFETECTEAAVKGHENRAE